In the genome of Gordonia rubripertincta, one region contains:
- a CDS encoding SDR family NAD(P)-dependent oxidoreductase, whose amino-acid sequence MSYPTDRPATWFVTGASRGLGLELVTQLLQRGENVAATTRSTDRLTEALTGIDTSRFLPLQVSLADEAEVAAAVAATQDRFGRIDVVVNNAGYGFLAAVEEVTDAEARDMFDVQIFGVWNVLRATLPHMRARRGGHIINVSSILGLTTFPGWGLYSSGKFALEGLTESLAAEVADFDIAVNLIEPGYLRTDFLRPTSLGLPASTVDAYPSIREMTRAHQAMPGTQLGDPVRAAAAIITVAVEGHAPLHQLLGSDSLEFADARLNTLRAEFDAAKDLAVTSDHQN is encoded by the coding sequence GGAGCTGGTCACGCAACTGCTGCAGCGCGGTGAGAACGTCGCCGCCACCACACGCTCGACGGATCGACTGACCGAGGCCCTCACCGGCATCGACACGAGTCGCTTTCTCCCCCTGCAGGTGTCGCTCGCCGACGAAGCCGAGGTCGCCGCTGCGGTCGCGGCGACGCAGGATCGGTTCGGCCGCATCGACGTGGTGGTCAACAATGCGGGCTACGGCTTCCTCGCCGCAGTCGAGGAGGTCACCGACGCCGAGGCCCGCGACATGTTCGACGTCCAGATCTTCGGGGTCTGGAACGTGCTGCGGGCAACGCTCCCTCACATGCGGGCACGCCGCGGTGGCCACATCATCAACGTGTCGTCGATCCTCGGCCTGACCACGTTTCCCGGTTGGGGCCTGTACAGCTCAGGCAAGTTCGCACTGGAGGGCCTCACCGAGTCGCTGGCCGCCGAGGTCGCCGACTTCGACATCGCCGTCAACCTGATCGAACCCGGGTACCTGCGGACCGACTTCCTGCGTCCCACCTCGCTCGGGCTGCCCGCGTCCACGGTCGACGCCTACCCCTCCATCCGCGAGATGACCCGGGCACACCAGGCCATGCCGGGCACCCAGTTGGGCGATCCGGTCCGCGCCGCGGCGGCCATCATCACCGTCGCCGTGGAGGGCCACGCGCCGCTGCACCAGCTCCTGGGGTCGGACTCGCTCGAGTTCGCCGACGCCCGGCTGAACACCCTCCGGGCAGAGTTCGACGCCGCGAAGGACCTCGCGGTGACCTCGGATCACCAGAACTGA